From the bacterium (Candidatus Blackallbacteria) CG13_big_fil_rev_8_21_14_2_50_49_14 genome, one window contains:
- a CDS encoding class I SAM-dependent methyltransferase: MDKFKDSLRRFLNKKQIELLKRLSASMVRLSIQMVSPFVLPIMKFMATSGEGTDACLKRGFLPVPVHFYQPIPDLEDLEKRNIWAKESALSGIEFQSENFFAFMQKIAADFSHECDWPNEPTSDPKQFHLHNNCFSYGCASALHCMIRYFKPKRIIEVGSGFSSRVIAAAIELNHPESGPTDYRIVDPYTNLDLKNFPEQTQLIRQQVETLDLAFFESLQENDILFIDSSHVCKLGSDVNFEILEVLPSLNKGVFIHFHDINLPYEYPEVYAKNQKFRVFWNEAYLLQAFLAFNKEFKVVLPMDFVQRHFIEDLKALFPASLKTDFGWVSGSFWIQRILK, translated from the coding sequence ATGGACAAATTTAAAGACAGTCTGAGAAGATTCTTAAATAAAAAACAAATCGAATTACTCAAGCGATTATCGGCTTCGATGGTTCGTTTGTCTATCCAAATGGTGAGTCCTTTTGTTTTGCCGATTATGAAATTTATGGCGACTTCAGGTGAAGGTACCGATGCCTGTCTTAAGCGGGGGTTTTTGCCTGTTCCTGTACATTTTTATCAGCCTATTCCCGATCTTGAGGATTTAGAAAAAAGAAATATTTGGGCCAAAGAGAGTGCGCTTTCAGGCATTGAGTTTCAGTCAGAAAATTTCTTCGCATTCATGCAAAAAATTGCTGCTGATTTTTCTCACGAATGCGATTGGCCCAATGAACCAACTTCAGATCCGAAGCAATTCCATCTGCACAACAATTGCTTCAGTTATGGTTGTGCCTCAGCCCTGCATTGCATGATTCGCTATTTTAAGCCCAAACGGATTATTGAAGTGGGTTCGGGTTTTTCTTCGCGGGTGATTGCTGCTGCAATAGAGTTGAATCATCCAGAATCTGGCCCAACAGATTACCGCATTGTCGATCCGTATACAAATCTTGATTTAAAGAATTTTCCCGAACAAACCCAGTTGATTCGTCAACAGGTTGAAACACTGGATCTCGCTTTTTTTGAGTCGCTTCAGGAAAACGATATTTTATTCATCGATTCCAGTCATGTTTGCAAACTGGGAAGTGATGTGAACTTTGAAATTCTTGAGGTTTTGCCGAGCTTGAATAAAGGGGTTTTTATTCATTTTCATGATATTAATCTTCCCTATGAATACCCTGAGGTCTATGCCAAAAATCAAAAGTTCCGTGTATTTTGGAACGAGGCTTATTTGCTTCAGGCTTTTTTGGCGTTTAATAAAGAGTTTAAAGTGGTTTTGCCCATGGATTTTGTTCAGCGTCATTTCATCGAGGACCTGAAAGCCCTTTTCCCGGCGAGCTTAAAGACCGATTTTGGTTGGGTCAGTGGAAGTTTTTGGATCCAGCGGATTTTAAAATAA